The following proteins are encoded in a genomic region of Natrinema sp. DC36:
- a CDS encoding PHP domain-containing protein, with translation MTTQIPFAIDFHVHSDDSYDGHEPIELILEHAADIGLDGVVITDHDEIDESRRAADLAPEYGLIGIPGVEVSTQHGHLLAIGVEKRPDPGQPFMDTVETVRDLGGVAIVPHPFQRSRHGVRKRHIDDADAIETYNSMVFTGYRNRRARTFASRRDYPQIGASDAHYLPNVGKAFTEVVVTPDTAAPTKADIDGDELIEAILEGRTQIRGKRTPIRKSAVQYGKGAVRKTAYMFTSRAPLLPTVPASMDRST, from the coding sequence ATGACCACGCAGATTCCGTTCGCGATCGACTTCCACGTCCACTCCGACGACTCCTACGACGGGCACGAACCGATCGAGCTGATCCTCGAGCACGCCGCAGATATCGGTCTCGACGGAGTGGTCATCACCGACCACGACGAGATCGACGAATCGCGGCGCGCCGCCGACCTCGCGCCCGAGTACGGACTGATCGGCATCCCCGGCGTCGAAGTTTCGACGCAACACGGCCACCTGCTGGCGATCGGCGTCGAGAAGCGCCCCGATCCGGGGCAGCCGTTCATGGACACCGTCGAGACCGTCCGCGACCTGGGCGGGGTGGCGATCGTTCCCCATCCCTTCCAGCGCAGTCGCCACGGCGTCCGGAAACGCCACATCGACGACGCCGACGCGATCGAGACCTACAACTCGATGGTCTTTACGGGCTACCGCAACCGGCGGGCCCGAACGTTCGCCAGTCGCCGGGACTATCCCCAGATCGGTGCCAGCGACGCTCACTACCTCCCCAACGTGGGCAAAGCCTTCACCGAGGTCGTCGTGACGCCCGACACGGCGGCCCCGACGAAGGCGGATATCGACGGCGACGAACTCATCGAGGCCATCCTCGAGGGGCGAACCCAGATCCGCGGCAAGCGCACGCCGATTCGCAAGAGCGCCGTCCAGTACGGGAAGGGTGCGGTGCGCAAGACGGCGTACATGTTCACCTCGCGCGCGCCGCTGTTGCCGACGGTGCCGGCCTCGATGGACAGATCGACCTAG
- a CDS encoding CapA family protein, producing the protein MSQHRRAFLATAGTMAVGSCTTPEADPVSPDTHDSSDDREPTETTIGFAGDTMLGRNLNGHYGRDDVDPASVWGDLRPRLESLDGVCCNLECCLSTRGDPFPGRTFHFRGDPGWAVPALSAANVRFASLANNHAMDYGAVALTDTIDALEAASIDVAGAGRSQAAAREPATFSVGAVDVAVVSFADRYAGYSATNDRPGIAHIKPDPADPDTQRIVGDAIERAQATDPDLLVASVHWGPNWVERPSELLVDFGHWLVDRGVDLVHGHSAHVVQAIERYGDGIVLHDTGDFVDDFGIKGDLGNDRSYLFEVTLEDGRLEEIRLVPIAIDDGVSRADEDEAAWLRETMRARSAPFETTYERDGDGLVVSL; encoded by the coding sequence ATGAGTCAACATCGTCGAGCGTTCCTCGCGACCGCGGGAACGATGGCAGTCGGCAGCTGCACCACACCCGAAGCCGACCCGGTCTCACCCGATACTCACGATTCGTCCGACGATCGCGAGCCCACCGAAACGACGATCGGGTTCGCCGGCGACACGATGCTCGGACGGAATCTCAACGGGCACTACGGGCGAGACGACGTCGATCCCGCGTCCGTCTGGGGCGACCTCCGGCCCCGGCTCGAGTCCCTCGACGGCGTCTGTTGTAACCTCGAGTGCTGTCTGTCGACGCGGGGCGACCCGTTCCCCGGCCGGACGTTTCACTTCCGAGGCGATCCCGGCTGGGCCGTGCCCGCACTCAGTGCAGCAAACGTCCGGTTCGCGTCGCTGGCGAACAATCACGCGATGGATTACGGAGCGGTGGCGCTGACCGACACGATCGACGCGCTCGAGGCGGCGAGCATCGACGTCGCGGGCGCCGGTCGGTCACAAGCGGCGGCCCGCGAGCCGGCCACGTTTTCCGTCGGCGCCGTCGACGTCGCCGTCGTCTCATTTGCGGATCGCTACGCCGGCTACAGCGCGACCAACGACCGGCCCGGAATAGCCCATATCAAACCCGATCCGGCGGATCCCGACACCCAACGGATCGTCGGAGATGCGATCGAGCGCGCGCAAGCCACCGATCCGGATCTGCTCGTCGCGTCGGTTCACTGGGGGCCGAACTGGGTCGAACGTCCCAGTGAGCTGCTCGTCGATTTCGGCCACTGGCTCGTCGATCGGGGCGTCGACCTCGTTCACGGCCACAGCGCCCACGTCGTTCAGGCGATCGAGCGGTACGGTGACGGGATCGTCCTCCACGACACCGGCGACTTCGTCGACGATTTCGGAATCAAAGGTGACCTGGGTAACGACCGAAGCTACCTCTTCGAGGTCACGCTCGAGGACGGGCGTCTCGAGGAGATACGCCTCGTCCCCATCGCGATCGACGACGGCGTCTCTCGCGCCGACGAGGACGAGGCGGCCTGGCTCCGGGAGACGATGCGCGCTCGGTCCGCTCCGTTCGAGACGACGTACGAACGGGACGGCGACGGTCTCGTGGTCTCCCTGTGA
- a CDS encoding DHH family phosphoesterase — MAGPVPELEDRAVACAERLCEADRVLLASHIDADGLTSAAIAAKALERAAIPFETVFEKQLDEDAVADIAATDYDTVLFTDFGSGQLEIIGDHEEAGDFTPVIADHHQPADRETEYHLNPLLFGINGASELSGAGASYVLARALADVSDHDPDPSVAADGGEQVGESRSSSALHSDGGTVTASGAANARADNCDLAALAVVGAVGDMQAAGGELHGANAAIVEEGVDAGVLETGKDLALYGKQTRPLPKLLEYATDVHIPGISNDANGALRFLDGLDLELKRDGDWRRWAGLTNEEKQTVASALVRRAVSSGVPAKKIDQLVSTAYVLSEEPVGTELRDASEFSTLLNATARYERAGVGLGVCLGDRDGALERARQLLREHRRNLSNGIDLVTREGATQEEHVQWFHASDEIRETIVGIVAGMAMGNQGISRSKPIIAFADKNEEEVKVSSRGTHSLVRQGLDLSAVMGEASRAVGGDGGGHDVAAGATVPKGEEETFVERADEIVGEQLS, encoded by the coding sequence ATGGCAGGGCCGGTTCCCGAACTCGAGGATCGTGCGGTAGCGTGCGCCGAGCGGCTGTGCGAGGCCGACCGAGTACTGCTCGCTTCACACATCGACGCCGACGGACTCACCAGTGCGGCGATCGCCGCGAAAGCCCTCGAGCGGGCGGCGATCCCGTTCGAGACGGTCTTCGAGAAACAACTCGACGAGGACGCGGTCGCCGACATCGCGGCGACTGACTACGACACCGTCCTCTTCACGGACTTCGGGAGCGGCCAGCTCGAGATCATCGGCGACCACGAGGAGGCGGGCGACTTCACCCCGGTGATCGCGGATCACCACCAGCCCGCCGACCGGGAGACCGAGTACCACCTCAACCCGCTGCTGTTCGGGATCAACGGGGCCTCCGAACTTTCGGGGGCCGGCGCGAGTTACGTCCTTGCGCGGGCGTTGGCGGACGTCTCGGACCACGATCCGGACCCGTCGGTTGCGGCGGACGGGGGTGAGCAAGTCGGTGAATCGAGATCCTCGTCGGCGCTGCACTCTGACGGCGGGACGGTCACCGCGTCGGGAGCCGCGAACGCCCGCGCCGACAACTGCGACCTCGCCGCCCTCGCGGTCGTCGGTGCCGTGGGCGACATGCAGGCCGCCGGCGGCGAACTTCACGGCGCGAACGCGGCGATCGTCGAAGAGGGCGTCGACGCCGGCGTCCTCGAGACGGGCAAGGACCTCGCGCTCTACGGGAAACAGACCCGTCCGCTCCCCAAGCTCCTCGAGTACGCGACCGACGTTCACATTCCGGGCATCTCGAACGACGCAAACGGCGCGCTGCGGTTTCTCGACGGTCTCGACCTCGAGTTGAAACGCGACGGCGACTGGCGGCGCTGGGCCGGGCTCACGAACGAGGAAAAGCAGACCGTCGCCAGCGCGCTCGTCCGGCGGGCCGTCTCGAGCGGCGTCCCCGCGAAAAAGATCGATCAACTCGTGAGCACGGCCTACGTCCTCAGCGAGGAGCCCGTCGGTACCGAGCTCCGGGACGCCAGCGAGTTCTCGACACTGCTCAACGCGACCGCCCGCTACGAGCGGGCGGGCGTGGGGCTCGGCGTCTGTCTCGGCGATCGCGACGGCGCGCTCGAGCGCGCCCGACAGCTCCTGCGCGAGCACCGTCGCAACCTCTCGAACGGTATCGATCTGGTTACTCGAGAGGGAGCGACCCAGGAGGAACACGTTCAGTGGTTCCACGCGAGCGACGAGATCCGCGAGACCATCGTCGGCATCGTCGCGGGAATGGCGATGGGGAATCAGGGGATCAGCCGCTCGAAGCCGATCATCGCTTTCGCAGACAAGAACGAGGAGGAGGTCAAGGTCTCCTCGCGGGGCACCCACTCGCTTGTCCGGCAGGGGCTGGACCTCTCGGCCGTGATGGGCGAGGCCTCTCGAGCCGTCGGCGGCGACGGCGGCGGCCACGACGTCGCGGCGGGCGCGACGGTCCCGAAAGGCGAGGAGGAAACGTTCGTCGAACGCGCCGACGAAATCGTTGGCGAGCAACTTTCCTAA